The sequence CGCGAAGGCGCTGGCTACAATGATTGAACTTGCCTACAAGGGGATGAAGGGTGGAGGCATTCAATGAACAATCATGTGCGCGCGACTAGGAATCGATGTGAAACTCAGAATGGGGAGAGGCTTCAAGGCCGATGCTGAAAAGCTCTCTGTTGATGTGCGGGCTGCGCTCAAGCTTCAGCCGCATGATCGAATTCCTGCGGAGACGCTGGCCGAACGAATGGGATTCCGCGTCATAGAGCCGTCGGCGATTCCAGGACTCTCTGAAGGTCACCTGAAAGTCCTCACCGGAGACGGCAAAAACAATTGGTCGGCTGTTTTGATCAAAGCGGAAAACGGAGATGGGGGTCTCATCATCAACAATCCGACACACTCGCCTTGCCGTCGGGAGAGCAACATCTTCCATGAGATCAGCCACGACTTGTGCCAGCACGAGCCAGATGAGGTGATCAACTTGGGCGGCCTCGCTGTCAGGTCATTTTCTTCAGAAAAGGAGGAACAAGCTGAGAGGCTGGGCTATGCCCTTCACATCTCTCGCGATGCGCTGTTTTGGGCGGCGAAGAGGAAACTGACCCGGAGCGGAATCGCTGAACATTTTTGTGCGAGCGAAATCCTCGTTCGGCATCGAATCAACTCGACGGCAGTCGAACGAATCTTAAAAAGGGCCATTCCGACCTGATGGTCCTTCTGGGCTGGGAAAGCCTCGCCGAGCGAGCATCTCAGGTCGTCTGCGTGCTAAAGAATGGGAAGAGGGCAGCGGCACCGAGAAGAGGGGATTTCAGAATCCGTTGTCGAGCTTTCGGACAAGGGCTTGTTTTGCCCGAGAGCCAATTGAAGAGGGTCTTTCGTTCGATTCCAAGTCGAACTGCCAGCAACTCTCGTGGCAGACCGTGACGCCGCTGGAGGGATGTTAGGGCTTGGTCAAGATTCGTGGGGGCTGGAGTCGGGTCGTAGCCGAGGAACTGGATCACTTTGGGCCATTGCCAAACTTTCGGCGCAATCCGGTCGGCCTCCCAGCCGTTGTAGGAGGTGAATGTCACCCCGAACCGAGAAGCCGCCTGCTCCTGTGTCTCCCCGAGGTCGAGGCGGCGCTTCCGAAGGTGCTCCCCAAGTGTCTTGGGGGAGTCTGGGTAGCCTTTCACCCGCTTCTCGTGGGGGCCGAGGCAATGTAGGGGTGCCCGGATTGTGGCCCAGAAAAAAGGCAACGTACCCATGCCCTTGTGGCTACTATGGGGATAGCAAACGTGCTTGTCGTTGTGGTTCACCCATAATTCTAAAGTATCGTCAGCGAATCAGCGGCCCGCTACTTGATCGCATTGATCTACATGTGGAGGTGCCGCTGGTGGAATATCGA is a genomic window of Prosthecobacter debontii containing:
- a CDS encoding helix-turn-helix transcriptional regulator, with product MGTLPFFWATIRAPLHCLGPHEKRVKGYPDSPKTLGEHLRKRRLDLGETQEQAASRFGVTFTSYNGWEADRIAPKVWQWPKVIQFLGYDPTPAPTNLDQALTSLQRRHGLPRELLAVRLGIERKTLFNWLSGKTSPCPKARQRILKSPLLGAAALFPFFSTQTT
- a CDS encoding ImmA/IrrE family metallo-endopeptidase, whose translation is MGFRVIEPSAIPGLSEGHLKVLTGDGKNNWSAVLIKAENGDGGLIINNPTHSPCRRESNIFHEISHDLCQHEPDEVINLGGLAVRSFSSEKEEQAERLGYALHISRDALFWAAKRKLTRSGIAEHFCASEILVRHRINSTAVERILKRAIPT